The following proteins are encoded in a genomic region of Methanoculleus bourgensis MS2:
- a CDS encoding DUF1156 domain-containing protein has product MSDECGAGSPCWMTGAMRIPRKLIEVALPLDEINVALVREKSIRHGHPSALHPGWARRHERMKKLDEQYACLLQKPERAVEEHLKRMGLVWG; this is encoded by the coding sequence ATGAGCGATGAGTGTGGGGCGGGATCGCCGTGCTGGATGACCGGGGCGATGAGGATCCCGAGGAAACTGATCGAGGTGGCGCTGCCGCTCGATGAGATCAACGTCGCCCTGGTGCGGGAGAAGTCGATCCGCCACGGCCATCCCTCCGCGCTTCACCCCGGGTGGGCGCGGCGGCATGAGCGGATGAAGAAACTCGATGAGCAGTATGCCTGCCTGCTGCAGAAGCCGGAGCGTGCGGTCGAGGAGCACCTGAAGAGGATGGGGCTGGTGTGGGGATGA
- a CDS encoding PDDEXK nuclease domain-containing protein — translation MRGGSDVTPDDFAALLVDVKERILAARTRAVLAVNAELVQLYWEVGRIIHERQRAEGWGAAVIPRLSSALRNELPEVKGFSERNIKRMLAFFREYPEMGAGGIVPPPVAQMTGRSSAPEAAAHVPREVFWAVPWAHHIIMMEKVKHLPTRFWYMEQTLAHGWSRNVLAVQIETEAHARQGKAITNFSALLPSPQSDLAQQALKDPYIFDFLTLDEPFHERELETSLVRHLEKFLLELGQGFAFVGRQYRLDVGGEDFYIDLLFYHLRLRAFIVIDLKRGRFRPEYAGKLNFYCNVVNDLLRHPDDQPTIGLILCQSKDNLLAEYSISGIDKPIGISTYELTRALPTHLKSALPTVEEIERELAEVQYREEEGE, via the coding sequence ATGAGAGGCGGATCGGACGTTACCCCGGACGATTTTGCCGCCCTGCTCGTCGACGTGAAGGAGCGGATCCTCGCCGCACGGACCAGGGCGGTCCTGGCGGTCAATGCCGAGCTCGTCCAGCTCTACTGGGAGGTTGGCCGGATCATTCACGAACGGCAGAGAGCCGAAGGATGGGGGGCTGCGGTCATCCCACGCCTTTCTTCGGCGCTGAGGAATGAGCTGCCGGAGGTAAAGGGCTTTTCAGAGCGGAATATCAAGCGGATGCTCGCCTTTTTCCGCGAGTATCCAGAGATGGGCGCGGGTGGAATAGTGCCACCGCCTGTGGCACAAATGACGGGGAGGTCATCTGCACCGGAAGCGGCGGCACACGTTCCGCGAGAGGTGTTCTGGGCGGTTCCCTGGGCTCATCACATCATCATGATGGAGAAGGTCAAGCACCTCCCGACCCGGTTCTGGTATATGGAGCAGACCCTCGCGCATGGCTGGAGCAGAAACGTGCTTGCCGTGCAGATCGAGACAGAGGCTCACGCACGGCAGGGGAAGGCGATCACGAATTTCAGCGCACTCCTGCCCTCCCCGCAGTCGGATCTCGCACAGCAGGCTCTGAAAGATCCGTATATCTTCGATTTTCTCACGCTCGACGAGCCGTTCCATGAGCGCGAACTCGAAACCTCGCTTGTCCGCCATCTTGAGAAGTTTCTGCTCGAATTGGGGCAGGGCTTTGCGTTCGTCGGACGGCAGTATCGTCTGGACGTCGGGGGAGAGGATTTCTACATCGACCTTCTGTTCTACCACCTGCGGTTGCGGGCGTTCATCGTGATCGATCTGAAGAGGGGGAGATTCAGGCCGGAGTATGCAGGGAAGCTGAACTTTTACTGCAATGTGGTAAACGATCTGCTCCGCCACCCTGACGACCAACCGACGATCGGCCTGATCCTCTGCCAGAGCAAGGACAATCTGCTCGCCGAGTACAGCATCTCGGGTATTGACAAACCCATCGGGATATCGACCTACGAGTTGACCCGCGCCCTCCCGACTCATCTCAAATCCGCTCTGCCGACGGTCGAGGAGATCGAGCGCGAACTGGCAGAGGTGCAGTACCGGGAGGAGGAGGGAGAATGA
- a CDS encoding DUF1156 domain-containing protein: MSDERGTVKIPKKLIEVALPLDEINAAAKREKSIRHGHPSTLHLWWARRPLAAARAVLFAQLVNDPGYERELGRGVNKEAAEAERKRLFEIIKKLVLWENTTNEEVLAEAREEIWKSWRETCALNKKHPQAQELFDPDILPAFHDPFAGGGAIPLEAQRLGLEAWASDLNPVAVLINKAMIEIPPKFAGRPPMNPDARKQKRVASEWKGAAGLAADVRYYGQWMRDEAEKRIGHLYPKVRVTEEMAEERPDLREYVGEDLTVIAWLWARTVKSPNPAYKDVEVPLVKSFRLSKKKGRKAWVEPVIRQDGSGYDFAVRVSGEPELEGTVSRQGGVCIMSGAPMDFEYIRAEGKAGRMGERLMAVVAEGRRGRVYLSPNSEQESVISLLTPKWKPEVPLSGKAAVNVPLYGLNTIGDLFTPRQLVALTTFSDLVGEARAQVLADALTAGMPDDGRGLEAGGDGATAYADTVAVYLGCQIDQLSNHLSTICAWHINNEQLKNTFARQALPMTWDYAETNPFSNSTGSLQNLQERQIKGIHSLATCSFGLVIQANATHQDISANKVVSTDPPYYDNICYADLSDFFYVWLRRSLKPFLPSLFATMAVPKAEELVATPYRHGSKEKAEAFFMDGMTEAMRRLAQQAHPTFPVTIYYAFKQSETKGNDTSSPGWESFLEAVLKAGFTVTGTWPVRTEQTAAMKTGFNALASSIVLACRRRDLSTPPVSRKEFLRELKATLPEALAEMTASSIAPVDLAQASIGPGMGVFSQYSAVLEADGTPMSVHDALVLINRELDSYFSGASGDLDADTRFCLGWFGQAGWKEGLFGDADVLARARGTTVDGVREAGVVEAGGGKVRLMKWSEYPDDWEPETDSRTPVWEALHHLVRVHQCDGGDAGAAALLARMPGRAAAIRQLAYRLYTLCERKGWAEDARPYNELITSWGAVEAQTPAMIEKTPQKTLSSYGG, from the coding sequence ATGAGCGATGAGCGCGGGACGGTCAAGATACCAAAGAAGCTGATTGAGGTGGCGCTGCCTCTGGACGAGATCAACGCGGCTGCAAAGCGGGAGAAGTCGATCCGTCACGGCCACCCCTCCACCCTCCATCTCTGGTGGGCACGGCGACCGCTGGCAGCAGCACGGGCGGTGCTGTTTGCGCAGCTGGTGAACGACCCCGGCTACGAGCGGGAACTCGGGAGGGGCGTGAATAAAGAAGCGGCTGAGGCGGAGAGGAAACGCCTCTTTGAGATCATAAAGAAACTCGTCCTCTGGGAGAACACCACGAACGAGGAGGTGCTCGCGGAGGCTCGGGAGGAGATCTGGAAGAGCTGGCGGGAGACGTGTGCCTTAAACAAGAAGCACCCGCAGGCGCAGGAACTCTTCGACCCCGATATATTGCCGGCGTTTCATGATCCGTTCGCTGGCGGCGGGGCGATCCCGCTTGAGGCGCAGCGGTTGGGGCTCGAGGCCTGGGCCTCTGACCTGAACCCGGTGGCGGTGCTGATCAACAAGGCGATGATCGAGATCCCGCCGAAGTTTGCGGGAAGGCCGCCGATGAACCCGGATGCACGGAAGCAGAAGCGGGTCGCGAGCGAGTGGAAGGGCGCGGCGGGGCTCGCTGCGGATGTCCGCTACTACGGCCAATGGATGCGCGACGAGGCGGAGAAGCGGATCGGTCACCTCTACCCGAAGGTGCGGGTCACGGAGGAGATGGCGGAGGAGCGGCCGGATTTGAGAGAATACGTCGGTGAGGACCTGACGGTGATCGCGTGGTTGTGGGCGCGGACGGTGAAGAGTCCGAACCCGGCGTATAAGGATGTGGAGGTGCCGCTTGTCAAATCCTTCCGCCTCTCGAAGAAGAAGGGGAGAAAAGCATGGGTGGAGCCGGTGATCAGGCAAGACGGGAGCGGCTACGACTTTGCCGTCCGTGTGAGCGGTGAGCCGGAACTGGAGGGGACGGTCTCCCGGCAGGGCGGCGTCTGTATTATGTCGGGCGCTCCGATGGACTTCGAGTATATCCGTGCCGAGGGGAAGGCCGGGCGGATGGGTGAGCGCCTGATGGCGGTTGTGGCAGAAGGCAGACGTGGACGTGTGTACCTCTCACCTAATTCAGAACAAGAATCTGTGATTTCGTTGCTAACTCCTAAATGGAAACCTGAAGTACCACTTTCAGGGAAAGCAGCCGTAAATGTCCCACTCTATGGTTTGAACACAATTGGTGACCTCTTCACTCCCCGCCAGCTCGTCGCGCTCACCACCTTCTCCGATCTCGTGGGCGAGGCGCGGGCACAGGTGCTCGCCGACGCTCTCACCGCCGGGATGCCCGACGATGGCCGGGGGCTGGAGGCGGGCGGCGATGGGGCGACGGCGTACGCAGATACGGTGGCGGTGTATCTCGGATGTCAAATAGATCAACTTAGTAACCATCTGTCTACGATATGCGCATGGCATATCAACAATGAACAGTTGAAGAACACATTTGCCCGTCAAGCCCTCCCAATGACTTGGGATTATGCCGAAACAAATCCGTTCTCAAATTCTACAGGCAGCCTCCAAAATCTACAAGAAAGACAAATTAAGGGAATACATTCTCTTGCAACTTGCTCTTTTGGCCTTGTAATACAAGCAAATGCAACTCATCAGGATATATCAGCAAATAAAGTTGTATCGACCGATCCCCCTTACTACGACAATATTTGCTATGCCGACCTCTCTGACTTCTTTTACGTCTGGCTCCGCCGCTCCTTAAAGCCGTTTCTGCCCTCGCTCTTCGCCACGATGGCAGTGCCAAAGGCCGAGGAACTGGTAGCGACGCCCTACCGTCATGGCTCGAAGGAAAAGGCCGAGGCCTTCTTCATGGACGGGATGACCGAAGCCATGCGTCGCCTCGCACAGCAGGCGCACCCGACCTTCCCGGTCACGATCTACTACGCCTTCAAGCAGTCTGAGACAAAGGGGAACGACACATCTTCACCCGGCTGGGAGTCGTTCCTCGAAGCGGTGCTGAAAGCAGGATTCACGGTCACTGGCACATGGCCGGTTAGAACAGAACAGACCGCTGCAATGAAGACTGGTTTTAATGCCCTCGCCTCTTCTATCGTCCTCGCCTGCCGCCGGCGTGACCTCTCCACCCCGCCCGTCTCCCGCAAGGAGTTCCTCCGCGAACTGAAAGCCACCCTCCCCGAGGCGCTCGCCGAGATGACCGCCTCCTCTATCGCCCCCGTCGATCTCGCACAGGCCTCGATCGGGCCCGGGATGGGAGTCTTCTCGCAGTACTCCGCGGTCCTTGAGGCGGACGGCACGCCGATGTCGGTCCACGACGCTCTTGTCCTCATCAACCGCGAACTGGACAGTTACTTCTCCGGAGCCTCGGGTGACCTCGACGCCGACACCCGCTTCTGCCTCGGCTGGTTCGGGCAGGCCGGCTGGAAGGAAGGGTTGTTCGGCGATGCCGACGTGCTCGCCCGCGCCCGGGGCACCACCGTGGACGGCGTCCGGGAGGCCGGCGTCGTCGAGGCAGGCGGCGGGAAGGTCCGGCTCATGAAGTGGTCTGAGTACCCCGACGACTGGGAGCCAGAGACCGACAGCCGGACACCCGTCTGGGAGGCGCTCCACCATCTGGTCCGTGTCCACCAGTGCGATGGTGGAGATGCAGGCGCCGCAGCCCTCCTCGCCCGGATGCCCGGCCGGGCGGCGGCAATCCGGCAGCTCGCCTACCGGCTCTACACCCTCTGCGAGCGCAAAGGCTGGGCCGAAGATGCCCGCCCATACAACGAACTGATCACCTCATGGGGGGCCGTCGAGGCACAGACGCCTGCCATGATCGAGAAAACACCACAAAAGACACTATCCTCCTATGGGGGCTGA
- a CDS encoding GmrSD restriction endonuclease domain-containing protein, translating into MVSYLNNEEKDGGFWLPNIQRPFVWREDQIERLFDSIMREYPISTLLVWRTKSRIRRRKFIDNYKSTIRLTDFYVPEDDKTKLLVLDGQQRLQSLFIGLKGSYEKRELYFDVLSGDLVAPEDIRYKFKFLDAEKAAFPWVKFKEIVFSNEHPNRIARSIRAGADRDLTEDEYLRIEDNVARIWQQFSSKDLLIYQELDSVDNPNAYNEDDVVEIFIRANSGGTRLGKSDLLFSLLTSSWEDADERMDELLDDLNRVGYDFTRDFVLKTCLTLLDKGAAYEIKKFRDERIRQELINKWEGISAAIRDVRDYLYGRTFIRTDKAMPSYLVLIPIIYFRYHFPQKWGAAQNLDDYLLRTLLSGAFSGTPDNMIDRCVKAISSSGEFDVNEIFGIIREDGRSLELAESTILGQYYGSKQSHLIFNLWYRDFNYIPAYENNLPQADHIFPQSLLRKVKKVNPRTGRQDLLRYYQEDRDQIANLMLLTAEENGFSGKRDIPPNEWFADKDEAYLEMHLIPKNPDLWELDNYEAFIGERKKLILDKFSHIIQRA; encoded by the coding sequence ATGGTCAGTTACCTCAACAACGAGGAGAAAGATGGAGGATTCTGGCTGCCGAACATCCAGCGCCCGTTCGTCTGGCGAGAAGACCAGATCGAGCGCCTCTTTGACTCCATCATGCGGGAGTACCCAATCAGCACTCTCCTCGTATGGCGCACCAAATCGCGTATCCGCCGCCGGAAGTTCATCGATAACTACAAAAGCACCATCCGGCTCACCGACTTTTACGTCCCCGAAGACGACAAAACCAAACTTCTCGTTCTTGACGGCCAACAGAGGCTCCAGAGCCTCTTCATCGGCCTCAAGGGGAGTTATGAAAAGCGTGAACTCTATTTCGACGTCCTCAGCGGCGATCTCGTTGCACCAGAAGACATTCGCTATAAGTTCAAGTTTTTAGATGCCGAGAAGGCCGCCTTTCCGTGGGTCAAGTTCAAGGAGATTGTCTTTAGCAATGAACACCCCAATCGGATTGCGCGATCCATCCGGGCAGGCGCTGATAGGGATCTGACGGAAGACGAATATTTGCGGATTGAGGATAACGTGGCACGTATCTGGCAGCAATTTTCCAGCAAAGACCTGCTTATCTACCAGGAGCTCGACAGCGTTGACAACCCGAACGCCTACAACGAAGATGACGTCGTCGAGATCTTTATCCGTGCCAATTCTGGAGGAACACGCCTCGGCAAATCCGATCTCCTCTTCTCCCTCCTGACATCATCATGGGAGGATGCGGATGAGAGGATGGACGAACTGCTCGACGACCTCAACCGCGTCGGCTACGACTTCACCCGCGACTTTGTCCTGAAGACCTGCCTCACGCTCCTCGATAAAGGGGCAGCATACGAGATCAAAAAGTTCCGTGACGAGCGTATCCGGCAAGAACTCATCAACAAGTGGGAGGGGATCTCTGCAGCCATCCGCGATGTGAGAGATTACCTCTACGGCAGGACCTTCATACGGACGGACAAGGCAATGCCGTCCTATCTCGTCCTCATCCCCATCATCTACTTCCGCTACCACTTCCCCCAAAAATGGGGTGCAGCGCAGAACCTCGATGACTACCTCCTCCGGACACTCCTCAGCGGGGCGTTCAGCGGTACACCGGATAACATGATCGACCGGTGTGTGAAGGCGATCAGTTCCTCCGGCGAGTTTGATGTGAATGAGATCTTCGGTATCATACGTGAAGACGGGCGTAGCCTCGAATTGGCGGAGAGCACCATTCTCGGGCAGTATTACGGATCAAAGCAGAGTCATCTCATCTTCAACCTCTGGTACAGAGACTTCAACTACATACCGGCATACGAAAACAATCTTCCTCAGGCTGATCACATCTTCCCGCAATCTCTCCTGAGAAAGGTTAAAAAGGTAAATCCGAGGACGGGGAGGCAGGATCTCCTCAGGTACTATCAGGAAGACCGCGACCAGATTGCCAATCTCATGCTTCTCACCGCAGAGGAGAACGGATTCTCCGGAAAACGGGACATCCCGCCGAACGAATGGTTCGCAGACAAGGATGAAGCCTACCTTGAGATGCACCTGATCCCGAAGAACCCCGACCTCTGGGAACTGGATAACTATGAGGCGTTCATCGGGGAACGAAAGAAACTCATCCTTGACAAATTCAGCCACATAATTCAGAGGGCATAA
- a CDS encoding ATP-binding protein has protein sequence MTTLRPWREIAVPHEDVLKGTFQQAEFAADLSRVHDGTASPEYGDPVLFFKRTYITEGMRLLLDSVLKRITGQGGDPVIQLQTAFGGGKTHTMLAVYHLARGTVPASDLQGIPPILDAAGVIDLPKARVVVIDGTRLSPNMPDKRGSVKVRTMWGDLAWQLGGEEAYAQIQEADESGTSPGKETLARLLAQYAPCVILMDELVAYIRQFDEKTKLAGGTYGSNITFMQALTEATKAVPNAVLLASLPESDQEAGLGQGVAALHTLEHYFARVQALWKPVAAEEAFEIVRRRLFAEITNTAAVETVCRSFAHLYITSGPEFPRETQESRYYDRLVKAYPIHPEVFDRLYEDWSSLENFQRTRGVLKLMAKVIHRLWKDGNNDLLILPGSLPLYDGDTRNEMIYYLPQGWDPVVERDIDGDRAGTTEIESRDTRFGSVQACRRVARTVFLGSAPGTPNRMMQGIEQERVLLGSIQPGQQTSVFRDALHRLSDRLYYLNSADNRYWFDTRPNLRREMEERKKRFDEKDDVIPAIADGVKKAVSKGIFDGIHIFTVSGDIPDDSALRLVVLPPHAHYGKSDVQMATICAAEYIKHRGDQPRHRQNRLIFLAADAENVRLLTDHIRSMLAWESIVSDYKNKRIVLDNLMGDNAANNLDMARRTVARTIRETYRWLLVPIQELDAGRVSPDIAWESYSINPGAENPVKEIERVLKENEALIAEWSPIHLSNLLKRWFWTDETTDMKAGEFWENTCRYLYLPRLLNRDVLKRTIEVGADTKDYFGLAAGKDGEKYIDFTFGKGRRSVVVDDSLLLIEPAAAAAYEESIRPPETPYPVDTPFGGSESHEGSTVVTSGGSFPVPTPTPAGTSSVKTRFYGSVEVDPITAKMAFGQIVDEVVAQFTSRPNTTVTIKVEISAVDKKGFDENLQRAVRENSALLKIAPAEFERE, from the coding sequence ATGACAACATTAAGACCCTGGCGGGAGATCGCCGTCCCGCACGAAGACGTCCTGAAAGGCACCTTCCAGCAGGCGGAGTTTGCGGCCGACCTCTCCCGCGTCCACGATGGCACCGCAAGCCCCGAGTACGGCGACCCGGTGCTCTTCTTCAAACGCACCTACATCACCGAAGGGATGCGCCTCCTCCTCGACTCGGTGCTGAAACGGATCACCGGTCAGGGCGGCGACCCGGTGATCCAGCTCCAGACCGCGTTTGGTGGCGGCAAGACACACACCATGCTCGCCGTCTACCACCTCGCCCGCGGCACCGTCCCGGCCTCCGACCTGCAGGGCATCCCGCCCATCCTCGACGCTGCCGGCGTCATCGACCTCCCAAAGGCCCGGGTCGTCGTCATCGACGGCACCAGACTCTCCCCGAACATGCCCGATAAACGGGGGAGTGTTAAGGTGCGCACCATGTGGGGCGACCTCGCCTGGCAGCTCGGTGGTGAAGAAGCCTATGCGCAGATCCAGGAGGCTGACGAGTCCGGCACCTCCCCGGGCAAGGAGACCCTCGCCCGCCTCCTTGCCCAGTACGCGCCCTGTGTCATCCTGATGGACGAACTCGTCGCCTACATACGGCAGTTCGACGAGAAGACGAAACTTGCCGGTGGGACCTACGGCTCCAACATCACCTTCATGCAGGCCCTCACCGAGGCGACAAAGGCGGTGCCGAATGCTGTCCTCCTCGCCTCTCTCCCTGAGTCCGACCAGGAGGCAGGACTCGGGCAGGGTGTTGCCGCCCTCCACACCCTTGAGCATTACTTCGCCCGTGTACAGGCGCTCTGGAAGCCTGTCGCCGCCGAAGAGGCATTTGAGATCGTCAGGAGACGGCTCTTTGCCGAGATCACGAACACCGCTGCCGTAGAGACGGTCTGCCGCTCGTTTGCCCACCTCTACATTACGTCAGGGCCCGAGTTTCCCCGGGAGACCCAGGAGAGCCGCTACTACGACCGGCTCGTCAAGGCCTACCCGATCCACCCCGAGGTCTTCGACCGCCTCTACGAGGACTGGTCGTCGCTTGAGAACTTCCAGCGCACCCGCGGCGTCCTGAAACTGATGGCAAAGGTGATCCACCGCCTCTGGAAGGACGGCAACAACGACCTCCTGATCCTGCCCGGCAGTCTGCCCCTCTACGATGGCGACACCCGCAACGAGATGATCTACTACCTCCCGCAGGGTTGGGACCCGGTGGTCGAGCGCGATATCGACGGTGACCGTGCAGGGACGACCGAGATCGAGAGTCGGGACACCCGGTTCGGGAGCGTACAGGCCTGCCGCCGGGTGGCGAGGACGGTCTTCCTCGGCAGCGCCCCGGGCACGCCAAACCGCATGATGCAGGGGATCGAGCAGGAACGGGTCCTCCTCGGGAGCATCCAGCCTGGACAGCAAACAAGCGTCTTCCGGGATGCCCTCCATCGCCTCTCCGACCGCCTCTACTACCTGAACAGTGCAGACAACCGCTACTGGTTCGACACTCGCCCCAACCTCCGGCGGGAGATGGAAGAGCGGAAAAAACGCTTTGACGAAAAAGACGACGTCATCCCCGCGATCGCGGACGGGGTAAAGAAGGCCGTCTCGAAGGGAATCTTCGATGGCATCCATATCTTCACCGTGAGCGGGGACATCCCCGACGACTCCGCCCTCCGCCTGGTTGTTCTCCCACCCCACGCACACTATGGGAAGAGCGATGTCCAGATGGCGACGATCTGCGCTGCCGAATACATCAAACATCGGGGCGACCAACCCCGCCACCGGCAGAACCGCCTCATTTTCCTTGCCGCCGACGCAGAGAACGTGCGCCTGCTCACCGATCACATTCGCTCGATGCTGGCGTGGGAGTCGATCGTCTCGGACTACAAGAACAAGCGGATCGTGCTCGACAACCTGATGGGAGATAACGCGGCGAACAACCTCGATATGGCCCGCAGAACTGTCGCGAGGACGATCCGGGAGACGTACCGCTGGTTGCTCGTGCCGATACAAGAGCTCGATGCCGGCCGGGTCTCGCCCGATATTGCATGGGAGAGTTACAGCATCAACCCGGGTGCCGAGAACCCGGTCAAGGAGATCGAGCGCGTCCTCAAAGAGAACGAAGCCCTGATCGCCGAGTGGTCGCCGATTCATCTCTCCAATCTGCTCAAACGCTGGTTCTGGACAGATGAGACCACCGACATGAAAGCCGGCGAGTTCTGGGAGAACACCTGCCGCTACCTCTACCTCCCCCGTCTCCTGAACCGGGACGTCCTGAAACGGACGATCGAGGTAGGGGCAGACACGAAGGACTACTTCGGGCTCGCAGCAGGGAAAGACGGCGAGAAGTACATCGACTTCACCTTCGGGAAAGGCAGGCGCTCGGTCGTTGTCGACGACTCCCTCCTCCTGATCGAGCCCGCCGCCGCAGCGGCGTATGAAGAGAGCATCAGGCCGCCCGAGACACCTTACCCGGTCGATACACCGTTCGGCGGTAGCGAATCTCACGAGGGCAGCACCGTCGTGACGAGCGGGGGTTCTTTCCCTGTGCCGACCCCAACCCCCGCAGGTACATCATCTGTGAAGACCCGGTTTTATGGGAGTGTGGAGGTTGACCCGATCACGGCGAAGATGGCGTTTGGTCAAATCGTAGATGAAGTGGTCGCGCAGTTCACCTCGCGGCCGAACACAACCGTCACGATCAAGGTCGAGATCAGCGCGGTGGATAAGAAAGGATTTGACGAGAACTTGCAGCGGGCAGTGCGGGAAAACAGTGCTCTCCTCAAGATTGCGCCCGCAGAGTTCGAGAGAGAGTAG
- a CDS encoding nucleotidyltransferase family protein, producing the protein MLTADDILGALAEHRERIRSLGVRRIGVFGSFARGEEHEESDIDILIEFKEGGRSFDTYMDLKFFLEDLFGRRVDLVDRDAIKPALAPHILRNVRYVPGV; encoded by the coding sequence ATGCTTACGGCTGACGACATCCTCGGTGCGCTGGCAGAACACCGCGAACGGATCAGGAGCCTGGGCGTCCGGCGGATCGGAGTCTTCGGGTCGTTTGCCCGGGGCGAAGAGCACGAAGAGAGCGATATCGATATCCTCATCGAGTTCAAGGAAGGAGGGCGCTCCTTTGACACGTACATGGACCTCAAATTCTTCCTCGAAGATCTCTTCGGGAGGAGAGTCGACCTCGTCGACCGCGATGCCATAAAACCGGCTCTCGCACCGCATATCCTCAGGAATGTTCGATATGTCCCGGGAGTATAA
- a CDS encoding HepT-like ribonuclease domain-containing protein gives MSREYNLYLRDILEAIGRIERYTRGMDYEEFLADDLVQDGVIRNLMVIGEAVKLIPEPLKCEHADISWRKIAGMRDILIHAYFGIHNEIVWDVIRNKIPELQVAVRQMLDDEAA, from the coding sequence ATGTCCCGGGAGTATAATCTTTATCTCCGTGATATCCTTGAGGCCATCGGGAGAATTGAGCGGTATACCCGGGGAATGGACTACGAGGAGTTTCTGGCAGACGATCTGGTGCAGGACGGAGTGATTCGGAACCTCATGGTCATCGGTGAGGCCGTGAAACTCATCCCCGAACCGCTGAAATGCGAACACGCCGATATTTCCTGGAGAAAGATTGCAGGAATGCGAGACATCCTCATTCACGCATACTTCGGGATCCATAACGAGATCGTGTGGGACGTTATTAGAAACAAGATCCCGGAACTACAGGTTGCAGTCAGGCAGATGCTTGATGACGAGGCCGCCTGA
- a CDS encoding type II toxin-antitoxin system MqsA family antitoxin, which yields MIPERCTFCKGTLQEGKTEFIARVGDEIIVIRDVPAFICDRCGEAYYSAEISRKIDAVMKDAHSGRLCCRPLAAGEVELTG from the coding sequence ATGATTCCAGAGAGGTGCACGTTCTGTAAAGGGACCCTGCAGGAAGGAAAGACCGAGTTCATCGCCCGTGTCGGGGACGAGATCATCGTCATCAGGGATGTCCCGGCATTCATCTGCGACCGGTGCGGCGAAGCATACTACAGCGCGGAGATTTCACGGAAGATCGATGCCGTGATGAAGGATGCCCACAGCGGCAGACTCTGCTGCCGGCCTCTCGCGGCAGGCGAGGTTGAACTCACCGGGTAA
- a CDS encoding DUF4258 domain-containing protein: protein MRNISTDDLLSAIRVGEIIESYPDDEPCPSLLMLGFICDHAYHVVLGICDDHLRVITAYMPDDEHWIDTRTRRKNK, encoded by the coding sequence ATGCGTAATATCTCCACTGACGATCTCCTTTCGGCAATCAGGGTTGGGGAGATCATCGAATCGTATCCTGATGATGAGCCCTGTCCCTCTCTGCTCATGCTCGGCTTTATATGTGACCACGCATATCATGTAGTGCTTGGAATTTGTGATGATCATCTCCGGGTCATCACTGCCTACATGCCGGATGATGAACACTGGATCGATACGCGAACGAGGAGGAAGAACAAATGA
- a CDS encoding HEAT repeat domain-containing protein, whose amino-acid sequence MVSVTYRGQQPRTNLTESVDASGVTTSFLAVLEVGMRNILRFQGKSVPLTVGIAISNLFRALDEKRFTEASMTKCPRCQGGSLVKTVFGTFKCPQCLYEEGKFDPPMPVRKNSDVNSKLRKKDSPPPTCFNAHQYLEDCREKEERRAQQRAEKKKRRAQDISDPLLYFTQNDVTEDITKLADIISSPATRRPARLAAIQALGRWGDPGVLELLTPLIDHQDMDIRRYAREAIESIGLRHGV is encoded by the coding sequence ATGGTTAGCGTCACCTACAGGGGTCAGCAGCCAAGAACAAACTTGACGGAGTCGGTTGATGCGAGCGGCGTCACTACTTCTTTCCTGGCAGTCTTGGAGGTCGGCATGAGGAATATACTCCGCTTCCAGGGAAAATCTGTGCCTTTAACTGTTGGAATTGCGATTAGCAATCTATTTAGAGCCCTGGACGAAAAAAGATTCACGGAAGCAAGTATGACTAAGTGCCCACGGTGCCAAGGAGGAAGTCTTGTGAAGACGGTCTTTGGCACTTTCAAGTGCCCACAGTGCCTCTACGAAGAGGGGAAATTTGATCCTCCAATGCCTGTCAGGAAAAATAGTGACGTCAATTCAAAATTGCGCAAAAAGGACAGTCCTCCCCCTACGTGCTTTAACGCGCACCAGTATTTAGAAGATTGTAGAGAGAAAGAGGAGCGTAGAGCGCAACAGAGAGCTGAGAAAAAGAAGCGTAGAGCGCAAGATATCTCAGACCCTCTCCTGTACTTCACGCAGAACGATGTCACGGAAGATATCACGAAACTCGCCGATATCATCTCTTCCCCGGCTACAAGAAGGCCAGCGCGGCTCGCCGCGATTCAGGCTCTCGGAAGGTGGGGGGATCCAGGCGTACTCGAACTGCTGACACCCTTAATCGATCATCAGGATATGGACATTCGGAGATATGCCCGTGAAGCAATCGAATCGATTGGATTGCGTCATGGAGTGTAG